Proteins encoded within one genomic window of Amycolatopsis sp. 2-15:
- a CDS encoding putative T7SS-secreted protein, translating to MAELGQTQDPAELVPGKPEAIEDNVRVLRARADRAGHASEGLKAIDTGAWTGPAAHAFHDKFSYEPAKWYDAADSMLSAADALDHYAETRRWAQAQATEAVTAWNQAQAATQRAQAQHDQAAAQAATNGEPAPGFTDPGAASRQAAQDTLNRARAQLAEVGDTVAGAISDATSGAPQDSSWLDDAGNFLADAGGHLINGLASLGNAIVNHPGDALTAAAGIGLTVISSAGEGLGVVLDATGVGAIVGVPLNVVSAAGIAAGASMTGVAVVNMATHAAGDDHVSPAETNHGSSTAGADSEPPFPAPKEITGKTAHGEEQMATRNGHGVNDAAAHDAVNNPIKAPNYRPDPYGGTYRFTGTDAVVNLNEEGKVVTAWARSRAGWRHE from the coding sequence ATGGCTGAACTTGGACAGACCCAGGATCCAGCCGAGTTGGTGCCAGGCAAGCCGGAGGCCATCGAAGACAACGTCCGGGTGTTACGTGCCCGAGCCGACCGAGCCGGCCACGCGTCCGAAGGGCTCAAGGCGATCGATACGGGAGCCTGGACCGGCCCAGCGGCTCATGCATTCCACGACAAGTTCTCCTACGAACCGGCCAAGTGGTACGACGCCGCCGACTCAATGCTGTCCGCAGCCGACGCCTTGGACCACTACGCCGAGACGCGGCGTTGGGCTCAAGCGCAGGCGACTGAGGCTGTCACTGCGTGGAATCAGGCCCAGGCCGCCACACAGCGCGCGCAGGCCCAACACGACCAAGCCGCAGCACAAGCCGCAACCAACGGCGAGCCGGCCCCCGGATTCACCGACCCTGGCGCGGCGTCTCGCCAGGCCGCCCAGGACACTCTCAACCGCGCTCGTGCCCAGCTCGCCGAAGTCGGCGACACCGTCGCGGGGGCCATCAGTGATGCCACCAGCGGAGCACCCCAGGACTCGAGCTGGCTCGACGACGCGGGAAACTTCCTCGCCGACGCCGGTGGCCACCTCATCAACGGCTTGGCCTCCCTCGGCAACGCCATCGTCAACCACCCCGGTGACGCGCTGACCGCCGCTGCCGGCATCGGGCTCACGGTCATCAGCTCCGCGGGGGAAGGGCTTGGCGTCGTCCTCGATGCCACGGGCGTGGGGGCCATCGTCGGTGTACCGCTCAACGTGGTCTCCGCAGCAGGGATAGCCGCGGGAGCCTCCATGACCGGCGTCGCCGTCGTGAACATGGCCACACACGCCGCAGGCGACGACCACGTATCACCCGCGGAAACCAACCACGGCAGCAGCACCGCGGGAGCCGACAGCGAACCGCCCTTCCCAGCGCCCAAGGAGATCACCGGCAAGACTGCCCACGGTGAGGAACAAATGGCCACCCGCAACGGACACGGCGTCAATGACGCGGCCGCCCACGACGCGGTGAACAACCCGATCAAAGCCCCGAATTACCGGCCTGACCCCTACGGCGGCACCTACCGCTTCACCGGAACGGACGCAGTGGTAAACCTCAACGAAGAAGGAAAGGTCGTCACCGCGTGGGCGCGGTCCCGAGCCGGCTGGAGGCATGAGTGA
- a CDS encoding NlpC/P60 family protein, whose protein sequence is MATARTAQTRYNAARWCPLRSRCPGDLVFYGTPGNVHHVGLYNDTGKMAHAPDFGRPIQVSEFHWNVDDYFAASRPVVDSRV, encoded by the coding sequence TTGGCAACCGCGCGGACAGCACAGACGCGGTACAACGCGGCCCGCTGGTGCCCGCTGCGCAGCCGCTGTCCAGGAGACCTCGTCTTCTACGGCACACCGGGCAACGTCCACCATGTTGGCCTGTACAACGACACTGGAAAAATGGCGCACGCGCCCGATTTTGGACGGCCCATCCAGGTCAGCGAGTTCCATTGGAACGTCGACGATTACTTTGCGGCCAGCCGCCCAGTCGTCGACTCTCGTGTCTAA
- a CDS encoding DUF2188 domain-containing protein, which translates to MKGDVESYYEAGQWKTKIEGNQQASHTHDTKEEAVAKGREMAIERGVEHFIRNMDGTIAQRHTYPRSRDPRNIPG; encoded by the coding sequence GTGAAGGGCGACGTCGAGAGCTACTACGAGGCCGGCCAGTGGAAGACCAAAATCGAGGGCAACCAGCAGGCCTCGCACACCCACGACACGAAAGAAGAGGCGGTGGCCAAGGGCCGGGAGATGGCGATCGAGCGCGGCGTGGAGCACTTCATCCGCAACATGGACGGCACCATCGCGCAGCGCCACACCTATCCGCGCAGCCGCGACCCCCGCAACATCCCCGGCTGA
- a CDS encoding ANTAR domain-containing protein, whose product MSTVESQSQRTAWSAPRHAAEDVDAAVLAEENRQLREALQSRAVIEQAKGVLMAQRRCGPPEAFALLVTLSQDTNVKLRDVALAFLDEFLATLPAEPQGGPTATA is encoded by the coding sequence ATGTCCACGGTGGAGTCACAATCTCAGCGCACGGCCTGGTCGGCTCCTCGGCACGCGGCCGAAGACGTTGATGCCGCGGTGCTCGCCGAGGAGAACCGGCAGCTGCGGGAGGCGCTGCAGTCCCGAGCAGTGATCGAACAGGCCAAAGGCGTGCTGATGGCCCAGCGCCGCTGCGGCCCGCCGGAGGCGTTCGCCCTGCTCGTGACGCTGTCCCAGGACACCAACGTCAAGCTCCGCGACGTCGCACTAGCGTTCCTGGACGAATTCCTCGCCACCCTGCCCGCCGAACCGCAAGGCGGCCCCACGGCCACTGCTTGA
- a CDS encoding intradiol ring-cleavage dioxygenase translates to MNTDGEMDTVAARFSAEHSEEVVAASFANTSDPRLHRILTSLVGHLHAFVKDVELTDEEWAAAIRFLTETGAMCSPVRQEFILLSDVLGVSMLVETLNHDTDGGTESTVEGPFHVVDSPPRELGADIALDGKGEPCLVTGAVTGTDGSPVPGATVDVWQANADGFYDVQQPELQPERNLRGLFTTDDEGRFRFRTIVPRYYPIPTDGPVGRLLEATGRHPNRPAHIHFDVRAGNYRSVTTHLFVAGTPYIDSDAVFGVKDSLVRDFPVVDDPERAAAAELPNPFRTVHFDVVLRENPT, encoded by the coding sequence ATGAACACGGACGGAGAAATGGACACAGTCGCCGCACGCTTCAGCGCGGAACACTCCGAAGAGGTCGTGGCCGCCAGCTTCGCGAACACCTCCGACCCCCGGCTGCACCGGATCCTGACCTCGCTGGTCGGGCACCTGCACGCCTTCGTCAAGGACGTCGAGCTCACCGACGAGGAGTGGGCAGCCGCGATCCGGTTCCTCACCGAGACCGGCGCGATGTGCTCACCCGTCCGGCAGGAGTTCATCCTCCTGTCCGATGTGCTCGGGGTATCGATGCTGGTGGAGACCCTCAATCACGACACCGACGGCGGCACCGAGTCCACCGTGGAGGGACCTTTCCACGTGGTCGACTCGCCACCGCGGGAGCTCGGCGCGGACATTGCCCTGGACGGCAAGGGCGAGCCGTGCCTGGTCACCGGCGCCGTCACGGGAACCGACGGGTCCCCGGTGCCCGGCGCGACTGTGGACGTCTGGCAGGCCAACGCGGACGGCTTCTACGACGTCCAGCAGCCGGAACTGCAGCCCGAACGAAACCTCCGCGGCCTGTTCACAACCGACGACGAGGGACGCTTCCGGTTCCGAACGATCGTTCCGCGGTACTACCCGATTCCCACCGACGGGCCGGTCGGCCGTTTGCTGGAGGCCACCGGCCGGCACCCGAACAGGCCGGCGCACATCCACTTCGACGTCCGAGCCGGGAACTACCGGAGCGTGACCACGCACCTGTTCGTCGCAGGCACCCCCTACATCGATTCCGACGCGGTGTTCGGGGTCAAGGACAGCCTCGTGCGGGACTTCCCCGTCGTTGACGACCCGGAACGCGCAGCCGCGGCCGAACTGCCCAATCCCTTCCGGACTGTCCACTTCGACGTCGTGCTCCGCGAGAATCCGACATGA
- a CDS encoding IclR family transcriptional regulator, which produces MQVLFTFKPHNSELSLADLTRRTALPHATVRRLVQELVVAGALERTTDGRFTIGLRVWELGTLAPLSVPLRTVALPFLEDLHAALHQHVQLAVLDGREAVVVERFSARDAVGLASRVGGRLPLHSSAVGKVLLAHGGRQLIDEVLTTELPRFTPRTVTDPAHLRAELTASRRSGTATVHEELTEEADSVAARVVDAQGRVVAALSVVVRSGSRNLATAVAPVLASAFSISRRLGWSPGVGVRDPDLLLASSRRSI; this is translated from the coding sequence TTGCAGGTCCTGTTCACCTTCAAACCACACAACAGCGAGCTGAGCCTCGCCGACTTGACTCGCCGTACGGCGCTACCGCACGCGACGGTCCGGCGGCTCGTCCAGGAACTGGTCGTCGCGGGCGCGCTCGAGCGCACGACGGATGGCCGGTTCACGATCGGCCTTCGTGTCTGGGAGTTGGGCACGCTCGCGCCGCTGTCGGTCCCGCTCCGCACGGTGGCGCTGCCATTCCTGGAAGACCTGCACGCTGCACTACATCAACACGTGCAGTTGGCAGTACTCGACGGCCGTGAAGCGGTCGTGGTCGAGCGCTTCTCCGCACGCGATGCCGTCGGACTCGCCTCCCGCGTCGGGGGCAGGCTCCCATTGCACAGCTCGGCGGTGGGAAAGGTGCTTCTCGCCCATGGCGGTCGACAGCTGATCGACGAGGTCTTGACTACCGAGCTGCCCAGATTCACCCCGCGAACAGTGACCGATCCGGCGCACCTGCGCGCTGAGCTGACGGCTTCCCGACGGTCTGGAACCGCGACAGTGCACGAGGAGCTGACGGAGGAGGCCGATTCGGTCGCCGCGCGCGTCGTCGACGCCCAAGGTCGAGTTGTCGCGGCCCTTTCTGTCGTCGTCCGGTCAGGCTCGCGCAATCTTGCAACTGCAGTCGCCCCGGTGCTGGCCAGCGCGTTCAGCATTTCGCGCCGTCTCGGGTGGAGCCCGGGGGTGGGGGTGCGCGACCCTGATCTACTCCTGGCCAGCAGCCGACGCAGCATCTGA
- a CDS encoding dihydrodipicolinate synthase family protein, whose product MTHFTPFQQLFITPVLPFQRDGSIDETGYRALLRRFLTPEYLDAGVAIIANPEAGEIYTLDRIERNRVVEITLEEVAGRTPVLGGVAHVTTAGMVECAKDAAAAGVDGLFVLPPIGSADITLSWNADAYPEVILDVLTAIAGEVDLPQVIHPVGPFSARYGPGFSAAVTRQIIDTVPQVVGWKMTYNYDGYREIARVLRSAGRPIGIYGAVGKYFHENLATDTFDGASAGSFNFALERMIEHITAWRKGDVARATEIWTSGLEALQDYIFSDFGRLHIRYKAATWLRGFIDNPLMRAPIPAPRRKEIEELTWLLRGAHLTTRPDTELADLVAEFGLK is encoded by the coding sequence ATGACGCACTTCACACCCTTCCAGCAGCTGTTCATCACCCCGGTCCTGCCGTTCCAGCGGGACGGTTCGATCGACGAGACCGGCTACCGTGCGCTGCTCCGCCGGTTCCTGACGCCCGAGTACCTCGACGCTGGGGTGGCGATCATCGCGAATCCCGAGGCGGGCGAGATCTACACCCTCGACCGGATCGAGCGGAACCGCGTCGTCGAGATCACCCTCGAGGAGGTCGCCGGCCGGACACCCGTGCTGGGCGGGGTCGCCCACGTGACGACGGCCGGCATGGTCGAATGCGCCAAGGACGCCGCCGCCGCCGGGGTCGACGGCCTGTTCGTCCTCCCGCCGATCGGCTCGGCCGACATCACACTTTCGTGGAACGCCGACGCCTACCCGGAAGTCATCCTCGACGTCCTGACGGCGATCGCCGGCGAGGTCGACCTTCCCCAGGTCATCCACCCGGTCGGTCCGTTCTCCGCTCGCTACGGCCCCGGGTTCTCCGCGGCGGTCACCCGGCAGATCATCGACACCGTGCCGCAGGTGGTCGGCTGGAAGATGACCTACAACTACGACGGCTACCGGGAGATCGCGCGCGTACTGCGCTCCGCCGGTCGTCCGATCGGGATCTACGGCGCGGTCGGAAAGTACTTCCACGAAAACCTCGCCACCGACACGTTCGACGGCGCGAGCGCCGGGTCGTTCAACTTCGCCCTCGAGCGCATGATCGAGCACATCACAGCCTGGCGTAAAGGCGACGTCGCCCGGGCCACCGAGATCTGGACGAGCGGCCTCGAAGCCCTGCAGGACTACATCTTCTCCGACTTCGGCCGGCTCCACATCCGGTACAAGGCGGCGACCTGGTTGCGGGGGTTCATCGACAACCCACTCATGCGCGCACCGATTCCCGCGCCACGCCGGAAGGAGATCGAGGAGCTCACCTGGCTGCTGCGCGGAGCACACCTGACCACGAGGCCGGATACGGAACTCGCCGATCTGGTCGCCGAGTTCGGTCTCAAGTAG
- a CDS encoding 3'-5' exonuclease — MPRPGHRADHDSMFATPHPRRVRFHERPHGPQVQRTRNSLQARRNEQSLAAITNDLLQVRDESLVGNIVNRRRPIQVMNLHQTKGREADTTILLLGSDEFYGYETEPYPEGSRLLYVVMTRARKQSHLVVPRNAHPLWQPLISVCRPAI, encoded by the coding sequence ATGCCGCGCCCAGGGCACCGCGCTGACCACGACTCCATGTTCGCGACACCGCACCCGAGACGCGTCCGCTTCCACGAACGCCCGCACGGTCCCCAGGTCCAGCGCACGCGCAACTCACTCCAGGCTCGACGCAACGAGCAAAGCCTCGCCGCAATCACGAACGATCTACTTCAAGTTCGTGATGAATCACTCGTCGGTAACATCGTCAACCGCCGGCGACCGATTCAGGTCATGAACCTGCATCAGACCAAAGGGCGCGAAGCTGACACAACGATCCTTCTGCTCGGATCTGACGAGTTCTACGGGTACGAGACCGAACCATATCCGGAAGGTTCACGGTTGCTCTACGTCGTTATGACGCGAGCCCGCAAGCAATCCCATTTGGTGGTTCCTCGGAATGCGCATCCGCTCTGGCAACCCTTGATCTCGGTGTGCCGACCAGCCATTTGA
- a CDS encoding NUDIX domain-containing protein — MLNQLAGYMQLSPVRELRVLWYATSKAMRYSSATYKPFLEIPGGLIEDDESPLAACHREVREELRALGRLLFVDWMPTHGVWRDSLQLIFDGGTLSSEQISAIQPAEDELSRFEFLELDDAKERLRPSMARRVELASWTLLDGGAAYGEIGRQPAR, encoded by the coding sequence TTGCTCAACCAGCTTGCTGGTTACATGCAGCTGTCGCCGGTGCGAGAGCTGCGGGTGCTCTGGTACGCGACGAGCAAGGCCATGCGCTATTCGTCTGCCACGTACAAGCCGTTCCTGGAGATCCCGGGCGGTCTGATCGAGGACGACGAATCGCCTCTCGCAGCGTGCCACCGCGAAGTCCGGGAAGAACTGCGGGCGCTGGGGCGGCTCCTGTTCGTCGACTGGATGCCCACCCACGGTGTCTGGCGCGACAGTCTGCAGCTCATCTTCGACGGCGGCACACTCAGCTCAGAACAGATCTCGGCCATCCAGCCGGCCGAGGACGAACTCAGCCGGTTCGAGTTCCTGGAGCTTGACGACGCGAAGGAACGGCTGCGTCCATCCATGGCCCGCCGCGTCGAGCTGGCGTCCTGGACGCTGCTCGACGGTGGTGCTGCGTACGGGGAGATTGGGAGACAGCCCGCGCGGTAG
- a CDS encoding maleylacetate reductase, giving the protein MRVVFGAGSVKSLSTELERLGFTRGLVLCSPEQKSTGEQIAAALGTRAAGVLAEARMHVPAEVAARARDRAAALGADCCVAVGGGSAIGLGKAVALEHGLPLVAVPTTYAGSEMTPVWGLTENGRKRTGRDPRVLPVSVLYDPELTLSLPTGMSVTSGLNAIAHAVEALYAPDASPIVSLMAEEATRALAEALPSIVHTADDLTARSQAQYGAWLCGSCLGATTMSLHHKLCHSLGGALNLPHAPTHAVVLPHVLAYNQPGAPQTVAALSRALGGTSDPARHLWELARQLGAPRSLHELGMTETDIPQIVHEVLTNPYSNPVEVSEQGLTRLLKAAWCGQPPHSTET; this is encoded by the coding sequence ATGCGGGTCGTGTTCGGCGCCGGGTCGGTGAAGTCCCTTTCTACCGAGCTGGAACGCCTCGGATTCACACGGGGCCTCGTGCTATGCAGCCCCGAACAGAAATCCACCGGCGAACAGATCGCCGCCGCACTCGGTACCCGGGCCGCCGGTGTGCTCGCAGAAGCACGGATGCACGTGCCGGCCGAGGTGGCCGCGCGTGCCCGGGACCGGGCGGCGGCGCTCGGCGCCGACTGCTGCGTCGCGGTCGGCGGCGGGTCGGCTATCGGACTGGGCAAGGCGGTCGCCCTGGAACACGGCCTGCCCCTCGTCGCCGTCCCCACGACCTACGCGGGTTCGGAGATGACACCGGTCTGGGGCCTGACCGAGAACGGGCGCAAGCGCACCGGGCGGGATCCCCGAGTGCTGCCGGTCAGCGTGCTCTATGACCCGGAGCTCACGCTCAGCCTGCCGACGGGGATGTCGGTCACCAGCGGCCTCAACGCCATCGCGCACGCTGTCGAAGCACTCTACGCACCGGACGCGTCACCGATCGTCTCGCTGATGGCCGAGGAGGCCACTCGAGCACTGGCCGAAGCCCTGCCCAGCATCGTTCACACAGCCGACGACCTCACGGCGCGCAGCCAGGCGCAGTACGGGGCCTGGCTGTGCGGCTCGTGTCTCGGAGCTACCACGATGTCGCTACACCACAAGCTGTGCCACAGCCTCGGCGGGGCCCTGAACCTCCCGCACGCGCCGACCCACGCGGTCGTTCTGCCCCACGTCCTCGCCTACAACCAGCCCGGCGCTCCTCAGACGGTTGCGGCCCTGTCCCGCGCACTGGGCGGAACCTCCGATCCCGCACGTCACCTCTGGGAACTCGCCCGGCAGCTCGGCGCCCCGCGATCCCTGCACGAACTGGGCATGACCGAGACCGACATTCCCCAGATCGTCCACGAGGTACTCACGAACCCCTACAGCAACCCGGTTGAGGTCTCAGAACAAGGACTGACTCGTCTGCTCAAGGCTGCCTGGTGCGGACAACCACCGCACAGCACCGAAACGTGA
- a CDS encoding MFS transporter translates to MTRSPTSATLPPGPERARAANEIAARIDRIPTGRFHVRLASIVGFGTFFDGFDAISLAVILPVIVKAFGISLSEAGLIISAGYLGQFVGAIAIGMLSDRIGRRRAFLLSLTIIGVLAVFCALAWNEQSLLVFRLLQGFGLGAEVPIAGTIMNEYLGRKNRGRIGVIYQSLFSWGLFFAPLIALLLTSTLGPGTGWRILLGLGALPLLVVAVGLFTLPESPRWLAQHGRVEEADTTVARMEAEAAAAGKHLDVPPFVPPGEDRGFSPRELIRGRYGRRTALLVVLWFTAFFVTYGYSSWLPTIYVSVGKLNPTSSLTLTVILGAIQVAMCYVVAWFVENVGRKRSLLYGFAISVVGGAFGFVNIVLLGNTTWPILFATGIIIGVGIIFPATSLYVYTGELYPTRMRGFATSVTSSFARLASIVSPLVFGFLLDTAGGAGLVFAVLGVAALIGALTMALGGIETRAKSLEELSQ, encoded by the coding sequence ATGACCAGATCGCCGACCTCGGCCACCCTGCCACCCGGACCGGAACGGGCACGCGCCGCGAACGAGATCGCCGCCCGCATCGACCGCATCCCCACCGGCCGCTTTCACGTCCGGCTGGCCTCCATCGTCGGTTTCGGCACGTTCTTCGACGGCTTCGACGCCATCTCCCTGGCCGTGATCCTGCCCGTCATCGTCAAGGCCTTCGGCATCAGCCTGAGCGAGGCCGGTCTCATCATCAGCGCCGGCTACCTCGGACAGTTCGTCGGGGCCATCGCGATCGGCATGCTGAGCGACCGCATTGGCCGCCGGCGCGCCTTCCTGCTGTCCCTGACGATCATCGGAGTGCTCGCCGTCTTCTGCGCGCTGGCCTGGAACGAGCAGAGCCTGCTCGTGTTCCGCCTGCTGCAAGGGTTCGGCCTCGGTGCCGAGGTCCCGATCGCCGGAACCATCATGAACGAGTACCTCGGCCGGAAGAACCGCGGACGGATCGGCGTCATCTACCAGTCCTTGTTCAGCTGGGGACTGTTCTTCGCGCCGCTGATCGCCCTCCTGCTCACCTCTACGCTCGGCCCCGGGACGGGCTGGCGGATCTTGCTGGGGCTGGGCGCCCTGCCGCTGCTCGTGGTCGCCGTCGGACTGTTCACACTCCCCGAGTCGCCGCGCTGGCTCGCGCAGCACGGGCGCGTGGAAGAGGCCGACACCACCGTCGCGCGCATGGAGGCCGAGGCGGCCGCGGCCGGGAAGCACCTGGACGTCCCGCCGTTCGTTCCGCCGGGCGAGGACCGCGGATTCAGCCCGCGCGAGCTGATTCGCGGCCGATACGGGCGCCGCACGGCGCTGCTCGTCGTCCTGTGGTTCACCGCGTTCTTCGTCACCTACGGATACTCGTCGTGGCTGCCGACGATCTACGTGTCCGTCGGCAAGCTCAACCCGACGTCCTCACTGACGCTGACCGTGATTCTCGGCGCGATCCAAGTCGCCATGTGCTACGTCGTCGCCTGGTTCGTCGAGAACGTCGGACGCAAACGCTCCCTCCTTTACGGCTTCGCCATCTCCGTCGTCGGCGGCGCCTTCGGGTTCGTCAACATCGTGTTGCTCGGAAACACCACGTGGCCCATCCTGTTCGCCACCGGCATCATCATCGGCGTGGGCATCATCTTCCCCGCCACCTCGCTCTACGTTTACACCGGCGAGCTGTACCCCACCCGCATGCGCGGGTTCGCGACCTCGGTCACGAGCAGCTTCGCCCGCCTCGCCAGCATCGTGTCGCCGCTCGTCTTCGGCTTCCTCCTCGACACCGCGGGCGGTGCCGGGCTGGTCTTCGCGGTACTGGGCGTCGCGGCACTGATCGGCGCACTCACCATGGCTCTCGGCGGCATCGAGACCCGCGCCAAGAGTCTCGAGGAACTCTCGCAATGA
- a CDS encoding FAD-dependent monooxygenase: MAVSSANQLRIAVVGGGIGGLAAAAFLARAGLVATVYEQAAELREVGAGLVAGPNLVRLLRRLGVMDRLLESAVPLEVGWEFRRWEDGRVLSAENLDACEALYGERTYTMHRADLLSIIQAAVPEGSIRLGARCAGVEIGDDGAVLAFADGSRVAADVVIGADGVHSTIREGMVGSSPATFSGLAAFRALVPVENAPAIARRPTHTLWLGPDHHLVHYPISAGKVINLVAFAPASRDAVESWTATATREEFLAEFEGWDPRLRELIEASGTPGRWALLDRAPLERWSRGPVTLLGDAAHPMFPFFGQGAAQSIEDGAVLARCLAADLTDPSQALQRYQSIRQGRTDRLQTASHRRADVNHLADGPEQQARDAMLAGDDPLAANGWIYSYDADLALASQSR; this comes from the coding sequence GTGGCCGTGTCGTCCGCGAACCAGCTTCGGATCGCCGTTGTCGGTGGTGGCATCGGGGGTCTTGCGGCTGCCGCGTTCCTGGCTCGCGCGGGATTGGTGGCCACGGTCTACGAGCAGGCGGCCGAGTTGCGCGAGGTCGGGGCCGGGCTGGTGGCCGGTCCGAATCTCGTCCGGCTGCTGCGCCGGCTGGGCGTCATGGACCGTTTACTCGAGTCCGCGGTCCCGCTGGAGGTGGGTTGGGAGTTCCGCCGGTGGGAGGACGGTCGTGTGCTGTCGGCCGAGAACCTCGACGCCTGTGAAGCCTTGTACGGGGAACGGACCTACACGATGCACCGCGCTGACCTGCTGAGCATCATCCAGGCGGCGGTTCCGGAAGGCTCGATCAGGCTCGGCGCACGGTGTGCGGGGGTGGAGATCGGCGACGACGGCGCGGTGCTGGCGTTTGCCGACGGCAGCAGGGTGGCGGCCGACGTCGTCATCGGCGCCGACGGCGTGCACTCGACCATCCGCGAAGGCATGGTCGGATCGTCACCCGCGACGTTCTCGGGACTGGCCGCCTTCCGCGCCCTGGTCCCGGTCGAGAATGCTCCGGCCATCGCTCGGCGTCCCACCCACACCCTGTGGCTCGGCCCTGATCATCACCTCGTCCACTACCCGATCTCGGCGGGAAAGGTGATCAACCTCGTCGCCTTCGCGCCCGCGAGCCGGGACGCCGTCGAATCCTGGACCGCGACCGCCACCAGGGAAGAGTTCCTGGCCGAGTTCGAGGGCTGGGACCCCCGGCTCCGTGAACTGATCGAAGCATCCGGCACCCCAGGACGCTGGGCACTGCTCGACCGCGCCCCGCTGGAACGGTGGAGCCGGGGTCCCGTCACCCTGCTCGGCGATGCCGCACACCCGATGTTCCCGTTCTTCGGCCAAGGCGCCGCGCAGTCCATCGAGGACGGCGCCGTCCTCGCGCGCTGTCTCGCGGCCGACCTCACGGATCCGTCCCAGGCGCTTCAGCGGTACCAGTCCATCCGCCAAGGCCGGACCGATCGTCTCCAGACGGCCAGCCACCGGCGCGCCGATGTCAACCACCTCGCCGACGGCCCTGAACAACAGGCCCGGGACGCGATGCTCGCCGGCGACGACCCGCTGGCCGCGAACGGATGGATCTACAGCTACGACGCCGACCTCGCACTCGCCTCGCAGAGCCGGTGA
- the ligD gene encoding non-homologous end-joining DNA ligase: MAEKKLTVQVGERQLVLSNLDKPLYPSGYTKGEVVRYYTHVAPLLLPHISRRPITMVRFPDGTDGEAFFEKNLPRGAPDWVQTVTLSSSGSRSGRGPGTITYPLIEDLPSLVWAANLAALELHVPQWTVGPGPTRRSPDRLVFDLDPGEGASVVECARVAGRLLEVLTADGLTPLPKTSGSKGLQVCCGVRTRRPERTSVYAKAIAEQLAGEMPELVGAKMAKTLRTNKVFIDWSQNHVAKTTIAPYSLRGRDSPIVSTPITWDEVRACRTTAELTFTADDVLHRIDEHGDLLADLHDTRVALPGR; this comes from the coding sequence ATGGCCGAGAAGAAGCTGACGGTGCAGGTCGGCGAGCGGCAGCTGGTGCTGTCCAACCTGGACAAGCCGCTGTACCCGAGCGGGTACACCAAAGGAGAGGTCGTGCGGTACTACACGCACGTCGCCCCGCTCCTGCTCCCCCACATCAGCCGCCGGCCGATCACGATGGTGCGCTTCCCGGACGGCACCGATGGGGAAGCGTTCTTCGAGAAGAACCTCCCGCGCGGCGCCCCCGACTGGGTCCAGACCGTGACGCTGTCCAGCTCCGGATCCCGCAGCGGCCGCGGCCCCGGCACGATCACCTACCCGCTGATCGAGGACCTGCCGAGCCTGGTGTGGGCGGCCAACCTCGCGGCGCTCGAGCTGCATGTGCCCCAGTGGACCGTCGGCCCCGGCCCAACCCGCCGGTCGCCGGACCGGCTGGTGTTCGACCTCGACCCGGGCGAGGGTGCCAGCGTGGTCGAGTGCGCCCGCGTGGCCGGGCGGCTGCTGGAGGTCCTCACCGCCGACGGGCTGACCCCGCTGCCCAAGACGAGCGGCTCGAAAGGGCTACAGGTCTGCTGCGGCGTCCGCACTCGGCGGCCCGAGCGCACCTCGGTTTACGCCAAGGCGATCGCCGAGCAACTCGCCGGCGAGATGCCCGAGCTGGTGGGCGCGAAGATGGCGAAGACCTTGCGCACGAACAAGGTGTTCATCGACTGGTCCCAGAACCACGTCGCGAAGACCACGATCGCCCCGTACTCGCTGCGTGGCCGCGACAGCCCCATCGTGTCCACGCCGATCACCTGGGACGAGGTCCGCGCCTGCCGCACCACGGCCGAGCTGACCTTCACCGCCGACGACGTGCTGCACCGCATCGACGAGCACGGCGACCTGCTCGCCGACCTGCACGACACCCGGGTGGCGTTGCCCGGCCGCTGA